In Dyadobacter sp. NIV53, a single window of DNA contains:
- a CDS encoding glycosyltransferase family 2 protein — protein MNRKERISFTGKVIVPVPEKPTDYQRNVSQLATADFITANCACSRPALDLVHGFDEAFPSAWREDSALEFELFKHQVPIVKLDNAKVIHPVRKAPWGVSIRDQKKSMFNALLFKKYPDFYRKKIASHPVWSYYLIIILSLAAIILFTLGHLAAGFVTIGMWGLFIAKFIYKRLKGTVMSFSHGMEMIVTSLFIPYLSVFWTLCGAIRYKVFFL, from the coding sequence TTGAACAGAAAAGAACGAATTAGTTTCACAGGAAAGGTAATTGTTCCGGTTCCAGAAAAACCTACGGATTATCAGAGAAATGTTTCTCAACTGGCAACTGCTGATTTTATCACAGCAAATTGTGCGTGTAGCCGCCCTGCACTTGACCTTGTTCATGGTTTTGATGAAGCGTTTCCTTCCGCCTGGCGTGAAGACTCCGCGCTGGAATTTGAACTGTTTAAACACCAGGTTCCTATTGTAAAATTAGATAATGCCAAAGTAATCCATCCCGTAAGAAAAGCGCCCTGGGGTGTAAGTATTCGGGATCAAAAGAAAAGTATGTTTAATGCATTGCTGTTTAAAAAGTACCCGGATTTTTATCGTAAAAAAATCGCCTCCCATCCGGTCTGGAGCTATTATCTTATCATTATTTTGAGTTTGGCAGCAATCATATTGTTTACATTAGGTCATCTTGCTGCGGGTTTTGTTACAATTGGAATGTGGGGTCTTTTCATTGCAAAATTTATTTATAAACGTTTAAAAGGAACTGTCATGTCGTTTTCGCATGGCATGGAAATGATTGTCACCAGTCTGTTTATTCCATATTTATCGGTCTTTTGGACATTATGTGGTGCGATCAGGTATAAAGTATTTTTCTTATGA
- a CDS encoding carbamoyltransferase C-terminal domain-containing protein: protein MYILGINAAFHDTAAALVKDGKIIAAAEEERFTHIKHGKRPVPFSAYELPFHAIDYCLKTAGIHLKDVDKIAYSFDPDGIPDGIPDGIPDGIPDGSKDEILNNLSDEISMGKNKGLVEDYEYFQTSLETKTDIYNGWDTLFLNYIRKAPEQLRDGYPHHLQKRFENAGSLTDKWEFVNHHIAHAASAYFPSPYNKAAVITLDGRGEKATTGYFIGEGNKLTQLATVEMPHSLGMLYEKITTYLGFLHSSDEYKVMALASYGSPVYVGHFDSVLHAGENGMYTIDDFDPELWWGTGRKKDDPFEQIHHDIAHSLQKVLEKTVLKLVAWLHTQSDTDNLCMAGGVALNCVMNAVIRDNGPFKNIWVQPAAGDAGTALGAAMWIDVKLNGKTSSEKYTSPMDHVYWGPSYSDEEIEKFLLWTKTPYKRLYNIAKETAAILAENKVIAWYQGRMEFGPRSLGSRSILASPIHADMQARLNDIKDREDFRPVAPVVLEEDAPEWFEGAGTSPFMLFVYPVRQEKADQIPAVRHIDGTARIQTINQQQHPVYYDLIREFKALTGVPVLVNTSFNTRGEPIVCSPRDAVECFWTSPFDALIINSFILEK from the coding sequence ATGTATATACTCGGTATTAATGCCGCTTTTCATGATACTGCCGCTGCGCTGGTAAAAGATGGAAAAATCATTGCCGCTGCGGAAGAAGAGAGATTTACACATATTAAACATGGTAAGCGGCCTGTTCCATTTTCAGCTTACGAACTTCCTTTTCATGCCATTGACTATTGTTTGAAAACGGCCGGAATACATTTAAAAGACGTAGACAAGATTGCTTATTCCTTTGATCCCGATGGAATCCCGGATGGAATCCCCGATGGAATCCCGGATGGAATCCCGGATGGATCAAAGGATGAGATTTTGAATAATTTATCAGATGAAATTTCCATGGGGAAAAACAAAGGCCTGGTCGAAGATTATGAATATTTTCAAACCAGCCTTGAAACAAAAACAGATATTTATAATGGCTGGGACACACTTTTTTTGAATTACATCAGAAAAGCTCCTGAACAGCTCAGAGATGGTTATCCGCATCATTTGCAAAAACGGTTTGAAAATGCGGGTTCATTAACTGACAAGTGGGAATTTGTAAACCACCATATCGCGCATGCTGCAAGTGCCTATTTCCCTTCTCCTTACAATAAAGCAGCTGTAATTACTCTGGATGGCCGCGGCGAAAAAGCAACTACCGGATATTTCATTGGAGAAGGCAATAAACTTACACAATTAGCAACAGTTGAAATGCCGCACTCACTGGGCATGTTGTACGAAAAAATAACGACCTACCTGGGTTTTCTCCATTCTTCCGACGAATATAAAGTAATGGCGCTGGCGTCTTACGGAAGTCCTGTTTATGTCGGTCATTTTGATTCTGTACTGCATGCTGGAGAAAACGGGATGTATACCATTGATGATTTCGATCCGGAATTATGGTGGGGCACCGGACGTAAAAAAGATGATCCTTTTGAGCAGATTCATCATGATATAGCTCATTCGCTTCAAAAAGTACTGGAAAAAACGGTACTGAAATTAGTGGCATGGCTGCACACACAATCAGATACGGATAATCTTTGTATGGCAGGTGGTGTGGCACTGAATTGCGTCATGAATGCCGTAATCCGTGATAATGGCCCGTTTAAAAATATCTGGGTTCAGCCGGCGGCGGGCGATGCCGGAACTGCGCTTGGTGCCGCTATGTGGATTGATGTGAAGCTGAACGGAAAAACCAGTTCCGAAAAATACACCTCTCCAATGGATCATGTGTACTGGGGACCTTCTTATTCGGACGAAGAAATTGAAAAGTTTTTACTCTGGACTAAAACTCCTTATAAAAGACTTTACAATATCGCAAAAGAAACTGCCGCCATACTTGCCGAAAATAAAGTGATAGCCTGGTATCAGGGAAGAATGGAATTTGGTCCCCGATCTCTCGGCAGCCGTTCCATACTTGCGTCTCCAATTCATGCTGATATGCAGGCAAGGCTAAATGACATTAAAGACCGGGAAGATTTCAGGCCGGTAGCACCGGTAGTACTGGAAGAAGATGCTCCTGAGTGGTTTGAAGGAGCCGGAACATCACCTTTTATGCTCTTCGTTTATCCGGTTAGGCAGGAAAAAGCGGATCAGATACCGGCAGTGCGGCATATTGATGGAACAGCCCGGATTCAAACGATCAATCAACAGCAGCATCCTGTCTATTATGACCTAATCAGGGAATTTAAAGCGCTGACAGGTGTTCCGGTTTTGGTCAATACCTCATTTAATACGAGAGGTGAACCCATTGTTTGTTCTCCGAGAGATGCTGTTGAATGTTTTTGGACGTCTCCTTTTGATGCGCTGATTATCAATTCTTTTATCCTGGAAAAGTGA
- a CDS encoding glycosyltransferase family 4 protein, giving the protein MNNGNEKTRLKIFTWHVHGSYLFYLSQGEYDIYIPVNHEKSEGYYGRGQTFPFGKNVIEVPAEEVRNMTFDCILFQSEKNFLTDQHEILADWQKGLPRVYVEHNTPETHPTNSIHILTDPAVVLVHVTHFNKLMWENRNIPYIRVIEHGVTEPRVSYQGHIPKGIVVINHIQQRGRITGWDIFEEVRKHVPLDLVGMGTHESGGLGEVLNPVLPEFISQYRFFFNPIRYTSFGLAVCEAMMAGMPVVALATTEYVTVIKNGHSGFIDTNIENLINSMKYLINNPLKAKEMGENAQYIAKEKFNIQRFTSDWKHTFQEAIHLTIHNHEEKNSIY; this is encoded by the coding sequence ATGAACAATGGCAATGAAAAAACAAGGCTCAAAATATTTACATGGCACGTTCACGGCAGTTATTTATTTTACTTATCGCAGGGTGAATATGACATTTATATTCCGGTCAATCATGAAAAAAGTGAAGGGTATTATGGCCGCGGACAAACATTTCCTTTTGGTAAAAATGTGATTGAAGTTCCCGCTGAAGAAGTCAGGAATATGACTTTTGACTGCATTCTGTTTCAATCGGAAAAGAATTTCTTAACAGACCAGCACGAAATACTTGCGGATTGGCAAAAGGGACTTCCCAGGGTTTACGTGGAGCACAATACGCCTGAAACCCATCCTACAAACAGTATTCACATACTGACCGACCCGGCGGTAGTGTTGGTGCATGTAACCCATTTTAACAAACTCATGTGGGAGAACCGGAATATACCGTACATCCGGGTAATTGAACATGGTGTAACCGAGCCACGGGTTTCTTACCAGGGGCACATTCCAAAGGGAATTGTAGTGATCAACCATATCCAGCAACGGGGAAGAATAACCGGCTGGGACATTTTTGAAGAAGTCAGAAAACATGTTCCGCTGGATCTGGTTGGAATGGGAACACATGAATCCGGCGGGCTGGGTGAAGTGCTCAATCCCGTACTACCGGAATTCATCAGTCAGTACCGTTTTTTTTTCAATCCAATCAGGTACACGAGTTTTGGTCTGGCTGTGTGCGAAGCAATGATGGCTGGAATGCCGGTTGTAGCACTTGCGACTACTGAATATGTTACGGTCATTAAGAATGGCCACTCCGGATTTATAGATACGAATATCGAAAATCTTATAAATAGCATGAAATACCTCATTAACAACCCGTTAAAGGCGAAAGAAATGGGAGAAAATGCTCAGTATATAGCCAAAGAAAAGTTTAACATCCAAAGATTTACAAGCGATTGGAAGCATACTTTCCAGGAGGCTATTCACTTAACTATCCACAATCATGAGGAAAAAAATAGCATTTATTAG
- a CDS encoding glycosyltransferase, which translates to MRKKIAFISEHASPLAVLGGVDSGGQNVYVAEICKHLIRQDYSIDIYTRKDSDQLEETVSWMPDIRVIHVAAGPAESVPKELLLSHMAEFTSSMINYIKQNQLEYDLVHANFFMSGWVASQIKSQLNIPYVITFHALGKIRMIHQKESDAFPPSRLIIEQMIVHDADQIIAECPQDEQDLLDYYNADPKKITVIPLRFQLK; encoded by the coding sequence ATGAGGAAAAAAATAGCATTTATTAGTGAACATGCCTCGCCTCTGGCCGTTCTTGGCGGAGTTGACAGCGGAGGCCAGAATGTCTATGTTGCTGAAATCTGTAAACATCTCATACGCCAGGATTACAGCATTGATATATACACCAGAAAAGACTCTGACCAACTGGAAGAAACCGTTTCGTGGATGCCGGATATACGCGTAATCCATGTTGCAGCCGGCCCTGCCGAAAGTGTTCCCAAAGAATTGTTATTAAGTCATATGGCTGAATTTACAAGCAGTATGATCAATTATATTAAACAAAACCAACTCGAATACGACCTGGTCCATGCTAATTTTTTTATGTCCGGCTGGGTCGCTTCACAAATAAAAAGTCAGTTAAATATTCCTTATGTCATTACTTTCCATGCCTTGGGTAAAATTCGGATGATCCATCAGAAAGAATCTGATGCTTTCCCGCCGAGCCGCCTTATAATTGAACAGATGATCGTGCACGATGCAGATCAGATCATTGCCGAATGTCCTCAGGATGAACAGGATCTGCTGGATTATTATAATGCGGATCCTAAAAAAATAACGGTCATTCCCTTGCGGTTTCAGCTCAAATGA
- a CDS encoding glycosyltransferase, whose amino-acid sequence MKDTVLLQLGRIVPRKGIDNVIRAVGKLKDIPSLKLLIVGGAKESPDFEKDSEFKRLRKIATDEGVLESVIFTGRKDRDELKYYYQAADFFISTPWYEPFGITPLEAMACGTPVIGSDVGGIKYSVKHQYTGFLVPPHNPEALASAVRKGIADPVNYQNLCKNALKRVNEMFTWDCVARQTHILYEQVIFASRQKSVFLLGSSYLRRRQMRGLRYNSPTYSVQ is encoded by the coding sequence ATGAAAGATACCGTGCTTCTGCAGTTGGGCCGGATCGTACCCAGAAAAGGCATTGATAATGTGATCCGTGCTGTGGGCAAATTGAAGGATATTCCCAGCTTGAAACTGCTCATTGTAGGAGGTGCAAAGGAAAGCCCGGACTTTGAAAAAGATTCAGAATTTAAAAGGCTTAGAAAAATTGCGACAGATGAAGGTGTTCTGGAATCCGTCATTTTTACAGGGCGTAAAGACAGGGATGAACTTAAATATTATTATCAGGCAGCAGATTTCTTCATCTCAACTCCATGGTACGAGCCATTTGGTATAACGCCGCTGGAAGCTATGGCATGCGGAACGCCGGTGATCGGCTCGGATGTGGGAGGAATTAAATATAGTGTAAAACACCAGTATACCGGGTTTCTGGTACCACCGCACAATCCGGAAGCTCTCGCTTCGGCAGTAAGAAAAGGAATAGCAGATCCTGTGAATTACCAGAATCTGTGCAAAAATGCCCTGAAAAGAGTCAATGAAATGTTTACCTGGGATTGTGTTGCCAGGCAAACCCATATTTTATACGAACAGGTTATCTTCGCTTCCCGACAAAAATCTGTTTTTCTATTGGGCAGCAGTTATTTGAGAAGACGGCAAATGAGAGGATTACGCTATAATTCTCCAACGTATTCTGTACAATAA
- a CDS encoding HAD-IIIA family hydrolase — protein MRKAIFLDKDGTLVTDVPYNINPTLVQLEKGVLRGLSALQHDGYLLVIISNQPGIAMGLFSENDLKNLIIYLTNLFAEFGINIDGFYYCPHKPLNGKEVKSGCKCRKPEPGLILQAARDLEIDVKKSWMIGDILNDVEAGSRAGCRTILINNGNETEWEMNIDRTPTYLAYDFLDASYYIRNKTMVKNG, from the coding sequence ATGCGCAAAGCTATATTTTTAGATAAAGACGGGACATTGGTAACCGATGTCCCGTACAACATAAATCCGACTTTAGTGCAACTCGAAAAAGGAGTTTTAAGAGGGCTCTCTGCTTTGCAGCATGATGGTTATTTACTGGTCATCATTTCCAATCAGCCAGGCATCGCCATGGGTCTTTTTTCTGAAAATGATTTAAAAAACCTGATCATTTATTTAACAAACCTCTTTGCAGAATTTGGCATCAACATTGACGGGTTTTACTATTGCCCGCATAAGCCACTGAATGGAAAGGAAGTAAAAAGCGGTTGCAAATGCCGTAAACCTGAGCCTGGACTGATTTTACAGGCAGCCAGGGATCTGGAAATTGATGTAAAGAAATCCTGGATGATTGGTGATATACTGAACGATGTGGAAGCAGGTTCGCGGGCCGGTTGCCGTACTATCCTGATTAACAATGGAAATGAAACGGAATGGGAAATGAACATAGACAGGACTCCAACTTATCTTGCCTACGATTTCCTTGACGCATCCTATTATATCCGTAATAAAACAATGGTTAAAAATGGATAG
- a CDS encoding glycosyltransferase family 9 protein — MDSWKDCKNILCIRADNMGDLIMTTPAFRALKETLGCRITLLTSKAGGLITNNLENIDDVIIQDLPWVKSNANNISAELLLLAEQLRAEKYDAAIIFTVYSQSALPSAVLAYMAGIPKRLSYARENPYELLTDWLPDREPYDFIQHQVERDLALVAHIAAFPSCDLLKVLYESKSLVSINKKLSDLGIEPTQSWIILHPGVSEDKRKYPVAYWIKTGQLLTKKYRIPLLITGSASEKILADEIASGIGGQAFSMAGSFSMDEFIALIDKAKCVVSVNTSTIHIAAATQSPLVVLYAQTNPQHTPWKSKHVLLPFSVEENLRSKNTIVRFVSEMYYKDTIPYPAPDIVLKAIEELMEPVEAGTLNKEVSLSAA; from the coding sequence ATGGATAGCTGGAAAGATTGCAAAAATATACTTTGTATCAGGGCTGATAACATGGGAGACCTTATAATGACAACTCCTGCTTTCCGGGCATTAAAAGAAACATTGGGTTGCCGGATTACTTTACTTACATCTAAAGCGGGCGGTCTGATCACAAATAATCTCGAAAATATTGATGATGTAATCATACAGGATTTACCCTGGGTGAAAAGCAATGCCAATAATATATCTGCTGAATTACTGTTATTAGCTGAACAGCTTAGAGCAGAAAAATACGATGCTGCCATCATTTTCACAGTTTATAGCCAGAGTGCTTTACCCTCTGCGGTACTTGCGTACATGGCGGGCATCCCCAAACGTTTATCTTATGCAAGGGAAAATCCATATGAACTTTTAACAGATTGGTTGCCTGACCGCGAGCCATACGATTTTATCCAGCATCAGGTAGAACGTGACCTTGCTTTGGTTGCACACATTGCTGCCTTTCCTTCATGCGATTTGTTGAAGGTGCTATATGAAAGTAAAAGCCTCGTTTCAATTAATAAAAAACTGTCTGATTTAGGTATTGAACCAACACAATCCTGGATCATATTACATCCGGGCGTTTCAGAAGACAAAAGAAAGTATCCGGTTGCTTACTGGATTAAAACCGGACAGTTGTTAACGAAAAAATACAGGATCCCGTTGTTAATTACAGGTTCGGCATCGGAAAAAATATTGGCTGATGAAATTGCGTCCGGTATAGGTGGTCAGGCTTTTTCTATGGCTGGTAGTTTTTCTATGGACGAATTTATAGCGCTTATTGATAAGGCAAAATGTGTGGTATCAGTTAACACCAGTACCATTCATATTGCGGCCGCTACCCAGTCGCCGCTGGTTGTATTGTATGCACAAACCAATCCGCAGCATACACCCTGGAAATCAAAACATGTGCTTTTACCATTTTCTGTGGAAGAAAATTTAAGAAGCAAAAATACCATTGTTCGCTTTGTCAGTGAGATGTATTATAAAGATACTATCCCCTATCCTGCTCCTGATATAGTTCTTAAAGCTATAGAGGAACTGATGGAACCTGTCGAAGCCGGTACTTTAAATAAAGAAGTTAGTTTGTCGGCAGCTTAA
- a CDS encoding DUF3175 domain-containing protein: MARTGNRSKSGRKWSAQVIRTSNAMDTKSNIFKADDPAKIARSLKNSAVKSHRRKGTPFQSAMSALNFYINRAGKNLSDSRKNLLEKAKDELRKAFGKDDDKTNKDAEK; the protein is encoded by the coding sequence ATGGCACGAACAGGAAACAGGAGTAAATCAGGCAGAAAATGGTCGGCGCAAGTAATACGGACCAGCAATGCTATGGATACGAAAAGCAACATATTCAAAGCGGATGACCCGGCAAAAATTGCCAGGTCACTGAAAAATTCGGCTGTTAAAAGTCACCGCAGAAAGGGGACACCATTTCAGTCCGCTATGTCTGCCCTGAATTTTTACATCAACCGGGCAGGAAAAAACTTATCCGATTCCCGAAAAAACCTATTGGAAAAAGCAAAGGACGAATTAAGAAAGGCATTTGGAAAAGATGATGACAAAACTAATAAAGACGCTGAGAAATAA
- a CDS encoding SDR family oxidoreductase encodes MKKYALITGATSGIGYELAKIFVREQYNLVLVSRDQQELDAKADEFRHLGAEVTTIAKDLFKKEDAISLYNDVKSKGIEIEVLINNAGQGVYGKFEDTEIERELDIIDLNIASVVIITKSFLKDMIARNSGKILNLASIASKTPGPWQSVYHGTKAFVLSFTEAIREELKETNITLTALMPGVTDTDFFNKADMQESKAIQDPEAMADPADVAKDGYEALMAGKDKVISGFKNKVQIGISNIIPDTVLAHQLNEQQKPVDE; translated from the coding sequence ATGAAAAAGTATGCATTAATCACGGGTGCAACAAGTGGCATTGGTTACGAACTCGCAAAGATTTTTGTCCGGGAGCAATACAACCTTGTACTTGTTTCGCGCGATCAGCAGGAACTGGATGCCAAGGCCGATGAATTCAGGCACCTTGGAGCGGAAGTTACTACCATTGCCAAAGATTTGTTTAAGAAAGAAGATGCAATTTCATTGTATAACGATGTAAAAAGTAAAGGGATTGAAATTGAAGTATTAATTAATAATGCGGGTCAGGGCGTGTATGGCAAGTTTGAGGATACAGAAATTGAGAGAGAACTGGACATTATTGATCTGAATATTGCTTCTGTTGTAATTATCACCAAGAGCTTTCTGAAAGATATGATAGCGAGAAATTCAGGAAAAATATTGAATCTGGCTTCAATTGCGAGTAAAACGCCTGGTCCATGGCAATCCGTTTACCACGGAACAAAGGCATTTGTACTGTCATTTACTGAGGCCATCAGGGAGGAATTGAAAGAAACCAATATTACGCTGACGGCTTTAATGCCTGGCGTTACCGATACTGACTTTTTCAATAAAGCAGATATGCAGGAAAGTAAAGCAATACAGGATCCGGAGGCAATGGCTGATCCGGCCGATGTCGCAAAAGATGGTTATGAAGCGCTGATGGCCGGCAAGGATAAAGTCATTTCCGGATTCAAAAACAAAGTACAGATTGGCATAAGTAATATAATTCCTGATACTGTTTTAGCGCATCAGTTAAATGAGCAGCAAAAACCTGTTGATGAATAA
- a CDS encoding ferritin-like domain-containing protein, whose amino-acid sequence MKNSKFHQLFVTELKDIYWAENELVNTLSELEKAATSQALSMAFKKHRAQTQEHVNRLTNVFRLLEEKADGKICEAMKGLVREAREIIADTDADTMVRDAALIIAAQKIEHYEIATYGSLATLARIMEHIEVEQILEATLEEEKITDADLTDLAESYINERASQE is encoded by the coding sequence ATGAAAAATTCAAAATTTCACCAGCTGTTCGTAACAGAGTTAAAAGATATATACTGGGCAGAAAATGAGCTTGTTAATACCTTGTCGGAACTGGAAAAGGCTGCTACGTCCCAGGCTTTATCCATGGCTTTTAAAAAACACAGAGCACAGACTCAGGAACATGTAAACAGGCTGACCAATGTATTCAGGTTACTTGAAGAGAAGGCCGATGGCAAGATTTGTGAAGCTATGAAAGGCCTGGTAAGGGAAGCAAGGGAGATCATTGCTGATACGGATGCTGATACGATGGTGCGAGATGCAGCCTTAATTATTGCAGCACAAAAAATTGAACATTATGAAATTGCAACTTATGGCAGCCTGGCTACGCTTGCCAGAATAATGGAACATATTGAAGTGGAACAGATTCTGGAAGCAACACTGGAAGAGGAAAAAATTACAGATGCTGATCTGACTGACCTGGCAGAAAGTTATATCAACGAAAGAGCATCACAAGAATAA
- a CDS encoding YhdH/YhfP family quinone oxidoreductase produces the protein MTRLFKALLISQTEGNFHKEIKEISTDALPENDVLIKVSYSSLNYKDALSASGNKGVTRKFPHVPGIDAAGVVVKSSKENFPEGTSVLVTGFDLGMNTWGGFGQYISVPAQWVIPLPDALSPKEAMSLGTAGLTAGLSIDKIIRAGVRPDHGEVVVSGATGGVGSMAAAILAKLGFDVAAVSGKNEDQFLTSVLGVKQIINREDFVEKYNSKPMSSADFAAGIDNVGGTILSGILKSVKQNGIVTCCGNVGSAELNTIVFPFILRGLTLAGIDSAQAPMDLRKSVWQSLSSDWKPLHLTEMIQEITLNELVPKLDDILAGKATGRYVLKHE, from the coding sequence ATGACCAGATTATTCAAAGCTTTACTGATAAGCCAGACAGAGGGAAACTTTCACAAAGAAATTAAGGAAATAAGTACAGATGCCCTGCCAGAAAATGATGTGCTTATCAAAGTCAGTTATTCTTCGCTAAATTATAAGGATGCTTTGTCGGCCTCTGGTAATAAAGGAGTTACAAGAAAATTCCCGCACGTGCCTGGTATAGATGCTGCGGGAGTTGTGGTAAAATCCAGCAAGGAAAATTTTCCCGAAGGAACCTCTGTACTTGTTACAGGTTTTGATCTGGGTATGAACACATGGGGAGGTTTTGGCCAGTATATCAGCGTTCCTGCGCAATGGGTAATTCCATTGCCGGATGCATTATCGCCCAAGGAAGCAATGAGCCTGGGTACAGCCGGCCTTACCGCGGGACTTTCGATAGATAAAATTATCCGTGCCGGAGTACGGCCTGATCATGGTGAGGTGGTCGTGAGTGGTGCAACCGGCGGCGTTGGAAGTATGGCAGCGGCAATTTTAGCAAAACTGGGATTTGACGTTGCAGCAGTTTCGGGTAAAAACGAAGACCAGTTTCTGACTTCGGTCCTGGGTGTAAAACAGATTATAAACCGCGAAGATTTTGTTGAAAAATATAATAGCAAACCTATGTCGTCTGCTGATTTTGCTGCCGGTATTGATAATGTCGGAGGCACGATTTTATCCGGTATTTTAAAATCGGTTAAGCAAAATGGCATCGTAACATGCTGTGGTAATGTGGGTTCGGCAGAACTGAATACCATAGTTTTCCCGTTTATTTTAAGAGGACTAACACTGGCCGGCATAGATTCGGCACAGGCACCTATGGATTTAAGGAAATCAGTATGGCAATCGCTTTCCTCCGATTGGAAACCATTGCACCTCACAGAAATGATTCAGGAAATTACACTGAATGAACTTGTGCCAAAACTTGATGATATATTAGCAGGAAAAGCAACGGGCCGCTATGTGTTGAAACATGAATGA